One genomic segment of Stigmatopora argus isolate UIUO_Sarg chromosome 3, RoL_Sarg_1.0, whole genome shotgun sequence includes these proteins:
- the ptprq gene encoding phosphatidylinositol phosphatase PTPRQ, translated as MALFYHILLHTLYVDLAHAQAVVNAISPSTEFTQTLSAASSTNINPGVSRMINANESVPGSPLELHGEAVGSNGILLSWTMPPDSSNIDGYIIRYKEVCPYPDPVFTRVTRYLDVPETLLTEFTSGSTYHIQVAAFSSAGMGTFSKTAYIKTAESPPGLVTNLTAFAQNHTSVLVTWFLPHRINGLITKFAVKAKHARTGQMIRNLEVNAEDIMTGALPHCNDAADILSRATVSPLEMTAVSPPHTLTAVPPASAWSVPISVGVDQLRPYTSYLFEVSAFTSDGEGQIASTMVRMPESAPEDPPQNLTILEVTSRSISLAWNAPAIITGKFSYVLFLYKPTGFLYENTTAEMRFSFTSLAPYTEYTVEVGARAAGQVGPVAQDHVRTSAEAPSAVRNLNAVAEDAVSVVVNWMSPAQPNGLVTRYRLQVLLNETLLQDITLIGEMNRPTSGSSKGMLLDATQDMPGRRKRNADLEISTSSNFHPKESTDITSFSLTLTSLRSAKRSTKTQSVNPSGVTMVTETPGKTYNRLHPVTTTISATPALAVTRPLWLTSSDDEMTTESAYLTHTPGHLRLSTRHDSVTGHASSGNVMLREDVMDLLADELFYLVYDLEPFTEYTFRVSASTVAGEGPTTEVTEKTREQVPSSVLELSYQNISSTSILLNWAAPLNPNGRITHYTIYGLALHSGQHLKWITNYTSILITDLHKYTGYMLHVAASTAVGESLVSQEDGIFVLTLEDEPDSPPVNLTVVGTASSMVNLTWSAPVKSNGVIQQYTVLYKNGSYSNSVNTSSNRVTLAHLRPYTYYNVSVMAFTRFGHGNHTSNYLSVLSGEDVPGSPARSLSYISLSPNEVNVTWLPPLVPNGVITHYSLELWNSTHYLNLTSPTNFLHLGYLRKYTRYRVTVQAHTRAGPGNFTSEPLNITTLEDVPDTPPQFLHARKLPNSEIELSWQPPLEANSDILFYIVTVWNDTMDLQQNVTETSLVINVDFESRFSVSVSTWTRLGDGGVRAYITSNAEPLVPPQNVTFVNMTTSTVTLLWYPPAKPNGIIIVHYTIYYTSNSTVAKQEVPVADGSIRKRDTPLSWSLTGLIGGTNYTVWITSSSVLGDGGVRSKPLTLLLPEDVPSDSVHNLTAQIFSSTAIIVSWDPPLEPNGRPHYILTLQEAGIIPFLPNQVPQLVNKTIKRTTTDTVFLFTKLRKYFPYVLTVTPATGAGAAHNHTSTMYLRTDDDVPSSAPMLVSAVNLSSSSIAVAWQRPLESNGEITEYTLMLSGPGGSTTTHTPNISFTLTNLQPYTSYNLSISAATRKGSGPPLVVMLHSDEGGPVSPPRNLTIFNHTAVSVWLSWEPPMEPNGVVLQYGFLIQELITHTVTHRNSSGASTTEYISGFRPHRSYEISVYSYTRVGHGNQFSSPVTFTTNESVSEAVGNLSCFGVSWDSIYLSWDPPVNPNGEILFYEIALEVDSYRVHTVEYTVSRLPPERYYLLTVAAVNSVGPGEQINCTASTLSESAPSAPRFLTVSQVTAVNVTLEWTPPLSVPGLLKEYQLVMELLGTQCEPDILNLEELALNCVDTSLTVSVNTTEGAPGITIHPLAKYRHYRFRVAAVTNAGVGEYTLWIYTHTLAGNPDAPPRDIRVLPTASSLRIDWDPPDIISGPTSYLVQVDSPSFNYSFIRIPGELTTVVVTNLTAFSLYSVTVTAFTGPVEFAAEDGKAIGPFMFQTLEEEPKDPPKNVVVSIIPEEVNRVKVTFTPPEEPNGQITSYFVYIYEKEILVRNISLNTTHKENHTLSAVIDGLKGGHDYSIQILAKNGAGRSPPSPHVQITTGIKAPAKPTQRPQAALGHRGVAMVTHRSITIRTPACFYSDDNGPITKIQVIVAESGVKDVTNLTTWSNAFFDRPGPYITDDGFPNPHCPRDIRKVSRDHRRNHAPTETYVIGDQDKCMRKNRTDTLCNGPLKANTVYVFKFRATNVIGQYTDSEYSDHVKTAVSGLLSRDEQIILGVLLSVFLAVLLIVIICVSVKVHQRKKEGGTYSPRQAEIIETKCKLDQLIAVADLEMKQAKVHRYSSFFFRRKEIYVIQLLSYRKSLKPVNKKSFLQHVEDLCSNDNTKFQEEFSELPKLLQDLATTDADLPWNKSKNRFPNIKPYNNNRVKLLSEPGTAGSDYINASFVSGYLCPNEFIATQGPLPNTVADFWKLIWETGTRTIAMLTQCHEKGRIRCHKYWPEDNKPMSVFGDILISKISEEILPDWTVRTLKVEKHGHYILVRHFNYTSWPEHGVPDCCGTLIKFVRVVRAHRHDNTTIAVHCSAGVGRTGVFIALDHLIQHIRDHDFVDIYGLVAELRSERMCMVQNLAQYIFLHQSTLELLNNKGNSQSIWFVSYSALEKMDSLDAMEGDVELEWEETTM; from the exons ATGGCTTTGTTTTATCACATCTTGCTTCACACGCTCTACGTGGATTTGGCTCACGCACAG GCTGTTGTAAACGCTATTAGTCCATCCACAGAATTCACACAGACTCTTTCTGCAGCATCTTCAACCAACATCAATCCCGGAGTCAGCCGCATGATCAATGCCAATGAGAGCG TTCCTGGTTCACCTTTAGAACTACATGGTGAGGCTGTTGGCTCCAATGGAATTCTCCTCTCATGGACAATGCCTCCAGATTCCAGCAATATTGACGGATATATCATCAg GTACAAGGAAGTGTGTCCCTATCCAGATCCAGTTTTTACACGAGTGACCAGGTACCTGGATGTACCAGAAACTCTGCTCACTGAATTCACCTCAGGTTCCACCTACCACATTCAG GTGGCAGCTTTTTCTTCTGCTGGGATGGGAACATTCAGTAAAACTGCTTATATAAAGACCGCTGAATCCC CTCCAGGGCTGGTGACCAACTTGACCGCCTTTGCCCAGAATCACACTTCAGTGCTGGTTACGTGGTTCCTTCCACATCGCATCAATGGTCTTATCACAAAGTTTGCCGTCAAAGCCAAGCACGCACGCACGGGCCAAATGATCCGCAATCTGGAAGTCAACGCTGAGGACATCATGACGGGGGCACTGCCTCATTGCAAC GATGCAGCAGATATTCTGTCCCGCGCAACAGTCAGCCCGTTGGAAATGACGGCGGTGTCTCCCCCCCACACGCTGACTGCGGTCCCTCCAGCATCCGCCTGGAGTGTTCCCATCTCAGTGGGAGTGGATCAGCTTCGGCCTTACACTTCTTATCTCTTTGAAGTGTCTGCATTTACGTCTGACGGGGAGGGACAGATTGCCTCCACCATGGTTCGCATGCCAGAGTCAG CCCCAGAAGATCCTCCACAAAACCTCACCATTTTGGAAGTGACGTCTCGATCAATATCACTTGCCTGGAACGCTCCCGCTATCATCACTGGGAAATTTAGCTATGTGCTTTTCCTGTACAAGCCGACCG GATTTTTGTATGAGAATACCACAGCAGAGATGCGATTCTCCTTCACCAGCTTGGCGCCATACACAGAGTATACTGTAGAGGTGGGCGCCAGAGCGGCTGGCCAAGTGGGTCCAGTGGCTCAAGATCATGTGAGGACCTCGGCTGAAG CACCCAGTGCTGTTCGGAACCTCAACGCTGTTGCCGAAGATGCTGTTTCAGTCGTCGTGAACTGGATGAGTCCAGCCCAACCAAATGGCCTAGTCACTCGGTACAGACTTCAGGTCCTGCTAAACGAAACTCTGTTACAGGACATCACCCTCATTGGCGAGATG AATAGGCCTACAAGTGGTTCCTCTAAAGGCATGTTGCTCGATGCCACTCAGGATATGCCAGGGCGGCGTAAGAGGAATGCTGATCTTGAGATCTCCACATCCAGTAATTTTCATCCCAAGGAGTCTACTGACATCACCTCCTTCAGTCTGACCCTAACTTCCCTCAGAAGTGCTAAGCGAAGCACCAAAACTCAAAGCGTTAACCCTTCTGGTGTCACCATGGTCACTGAGACACCCGGCAAGACTTACAATCGTTTACATCCTGTCACCACAACTATTTCTGCTACACCAGCGTTGGCTGTTACGCGTCCTCTCTGGCTGACGTCGTCAGATGACGAAATGACTACCGAGTCGGCCTACCTTACTCATACACCTGGCCACCTACGCTTGTCCACTCGCCACGACTCTGTTACAGGACACGCGTCTTCTGGAA ATGTAATGTTACGAGAAGACGTGATGGACCTGTTGGCAGATGAGCTGTTTTACCTGGTGTACGACCTTGAACCTTTCACCGAGTACACGTTCAGAGTCTCGGCTTCCACTGTAGCCGGTGAAGGTCCCACCACTGAGGTCACAGAGAAGACCCGAGAGCAAG TCCCCAGCTCAGTGTTGGAACTTTCCTACCAAAACATCAGCTCAACATCCATACTTTTGAACTGGGCAGCACCACTCAATCCCAATGGGCGGATCACACATTACACCATTTACGGCCTCGCATTGCACAGTGGTCAGCATCTGAAGTGGATCACAAACTACACCAGCATACTCATAACAG ATTTGCACAAGTATACAGGGTATATGCTGCATGTGGCTGCGTCCACAGCTGTGGGAGAAAGTTTGGTTTCTCAGGAAGATGGCATTTTTGTTCTCACATTAGAAGACG AGCCGGATTCCCCCCCTGTAAACCTCACTGTGGTGGGCACAGCCTCGTCCATGGTCAATTTGACCTGGTCAGCGCCAGTGAAATCCAACGGGGTGATCCAACAGTACACGGTTCTATATAAGAACGGCTCATATTCCAATTCGGTAAACACCTCGAGCAACCGAGTCACTCTGGCACACCTGCGTCCCTATACGTACTACAATGTCTCCGTGATGGCCTTCACACGTTTCGGCCATGGCAACCACACTTCGAACTATTTAAGTGTCTTGTCTGGGGAGGATG TACCTGGAAGTCCTGCGCGCAGCCTTTCCTATATATCACTTAGTCCCAATGAGGTGAATGTGACATGGCTTCCTCCATTGGTGCCCAACGGTGTAATAACCCACTATAGCTTGGAGCTATGGAATTCCACGCATTACCTCAACCTCACCTCCCCCACCAACTTCCTGCACTTGGGCTACCTGAGGAAGTATACACGCTATCGTGTTACAGTGCAGGCACACACACGGGCCGGGCCAGGGAACTTCACCAGCGAGCCGCTCAACATTACTACGCTGGAGGATG TGCCAGATACGCCTCCACAGTTCCTCCATGCCAGGAAGTTGCCAAACTCTGAGATAGAGTTGTCCTGGCAACCACCACTCGAAGCCAATTCAGACATACTGTTCTACATTGTTACCGTTTG GAACGACACAATGGATCTGCAGCAGAATGTAACTGAGACGTCACTGGTTATAAATGTGGATTTTGAGAGCCGCTTCAGTGTGTCCGTGTCCACCTGGACCAGGCTTGGAGACGGAGGGGTGCGGGCCTACATTACCTCTAATGCAG AACCCCTTGTTCCACCCCAGAACGTGACTTTTGTAAATATGACTACTTCCACTGTAACCTTGCTGTGGTATCCACCTGCCAAACCCAATGGAATCATTATTGTTCACTATACAATTTACTACACTTCCAACAGCACCGTGGCTAAGCAG GAGGTTCCTGTTGCAGATGGGTCCATCAGAAAAAGAGATACGCCTCTTTCCTGGTCTTTGACTGGTCTTATCGGTGGCACAAACTACACAGTGTGGATTACTTCCAGCTCTGTACTTGGGGACGGAGGGGTCCGTAGCAAGCCACTTACCTTGCTGTTACCTGAGGACG TGCCATCTGACTCGGTCCACAACCTCACAGCACAAATCTTCAGCTCCACTGCCATCATCGTGAGCTGGGACCCTCCCCTGGAACCAAATGGCCGTCCCCACTACATCCTTACTCTACAAGAGGCTGGGATCATACCCTTTTTACCCAACCAAGTCCCTCAGTTGGTCAACAAAACCATCAAGCGCACTACCACGGACACCGTCTTCCTCTTCACCAAACTTAGAAAATATTTCCCTTACGTACTAACTGTTACCCCGGCAACTGGGGCCGGTGCAGCCCATAACCACACCAGCACCATGTACCTGAGGACAGACGACGATG TCCCCAGTTCTGCCCCAATGCTGGTCTCTGCGGTCAATCTGTCGTCTTCCTCCATCGCTGTGGCGTGGCAGCGTCCCTTAGAGTCCAACGGGGAGATTACAGAATACACCCTCATGCTGTCCGGCCCGGGGGGCTCAACCACCACTCATACACCCAACATTTCCTTCACGCTCACCAATCTGCAGCCGTACACATCTTATAACCTGAGCATCAGCGCGGCAACACGGAAAGGCTCAGGACCACCCCTGGTGGTGATGCTGCACTCTGATGAAGGGG gcCCAGTGTCTCCTCCCCGGAACCTAACCATTTTCAACCACACAGCCGTGTCCGTTTGGCTGAGCTGGGAGCCCCCCATGGAGCCCAACGGGGTGGTCCTGCAGTATGGCTTCCTCATCCAAGAGCTCATCACACACACCGTCACACACCGG AATTCATCTGGTGCATCCACCACTGAGTACATCTCAGGCTTCAGACCTCATAGATCCTATGAGATTAGTGTTTACAGTTACACACGGGTGGGCCATGGGAACCAGTTTAGCAGCCCTGTGACCTTCACCACCAATGAATCAG TGTCAGAAGCTGTGGGCAACCTTTCGTGtttcggagtcagctgggattctatttatttatcttgGGACCCTCCAGTCAACCCGAACGGGGAGATCCTCTTTTATGAGATTGCACTGGAGGTGGATTCGTACCGGGTGCACACAGTAGAATACACAGTGAGTCGACTGCCACCAGAGCGGTACTATCTACTCACTGTGGCCGCGGTCAATTCTGTGGGACCGGGAGAGCAAATCAACTGCACCGCTTCCACACTTTCAGAGTCAG CTCCATCTGCGCCTCGATTCCTCACCGTGTCTCAGGTCACAGCCGTCAACGTGACACTGGAGTGGACTCCCCCCCTCTCCGTCCCGGGCCTGCTCAAAGAGTACCAGCTGGTCATGGAATTGCTCGGCACTCAATGTGAGCCCGACATTCTAAACCTTGAAGAACTGGCCTTGAACTGCGTGGATACAAGCCTCACGGTTTCGGTCAACACTACGGAAGGGGCGCCGGGTATCACGATTCATCCTCTGGCAAAGTACCGACACTACCGCTTCAGAGTGGCAGCGGTGACCAACGCAGGGGTTGGGGAATACACTCTGTGGATTTATACACACACCCTGGCTGGGA ATCCAGATGCCCCTCCACGTGACATCAGAGTGCTGCCCACTGCCAGCAGTCTTCGTATAGACTGGGACCCTCCGGACATTATTTCAGGACCAACGTCCTACCTCGTGCAG GTGGACAGTCCCAGTTTTAATTACTCCTTCATCAGAATACCGGGAGAGTTGACCACAGTGGTCGTGACAAACTTGACGGCATTCTCGCTTTATTCCGTGACGGTCACAGCCTTCACTGGCCCTGTGGAATTTGCTGCAGAAGATGGGAAGGCTATCGGGCCCTTCATGTTTCAAACATTGGAAGAAG AGCCTAAAGACCCACCAAAGAATGTAGTTGTGTCCATCATCCCAGAAGAGGTGAACCGGGTCAAGGTGACCTTCACGCCGCCAGAAGAGCCAAACGGTCAAATCACGTCTTATTTTGTGTACATCTACGAGAAAGAGATCCTTGTGAGGAACATCAGCCTAAATACCACACATAAAGAAAACCACACACTGAGTGCAGTCATCGACGGCCTAAAAGGTGGTCACGACTACAGTATTCAG ATTTTAGCAAAAAACGGCGCTGGACGAAGTCCACCAAGCCCACACGTCCAAATAACAACTGGAATCAAAG ctCCAGCCAAGCCCACCCAAAGACCCCAGGCAGCCCTCGGCCACAGAGGGGTTGCCATGGTTACCCACAGGAGTATCACCATCCGCACGCCAGCTTGTTTTTACAGCGACGACAACGGGCCAATCACAAAAATTCAGGTCATCGTCGCTGAATCAGGGG TGAAGGATGTCACAAACCTAACCACCTGGAGCAACGCCTTCTTTGATCGGCCCGGCCCGTACATAACCGATGATGGCTTCCCCAACCCGCATTGTCCGCGAGACATCCGCAAAGTATCTAGAGACCACCGACGCAATCACGCCCCGACGGAGACGTACGTGATAGGAGATCAAGACAAGTGTATGCGAAAGAACCGCACTGACACTTTGTGTAATGGACCTCTGAAGGCCAACACTGTTTATGT GTTTAAGTTCCGAGCAACTAACGTCATCGGCCAATACACTGACTCGGAGTACTCTGACCATGTCAAAACTGCAG TGTCCGGCCTGTTAAGCAGAGATGAGCAGATAATCCTTGGTGTACTGCTTTCTGTCTTCTTGGCAGTGCTGCTGATTGTCATTATCTGCGTTTCTGTCAA AGTTCACCAGCGGAAGAAGGAGGGCGGCACGTATTCCCCCCGGCAAGCGGAGATCATCGAAACCAAGTGTAAACTGGATCAACTGATTGCCGTGGCAGACTTGGAGATGAAGCAAGCAAAAGTCCACCG ATATTCATCCTTCTTCTTTAGACGGAAGGAGATATACGTCATCCA ACTTCTCAGCTACCGGAAATCACTCAA GCCTGTCAACAAGAAATCTTTCCTCCAGCATGTTGAGGATCTGTGCTCCAATGACAACACCAAATTCCAGGAGGAGTTTTCC GAGCTCCCCAAACTGCTGCAGGATCTAGCCACCACAGACGCAGACCTGCCCTGGAACAAATCCAAGAACCGTTTCCCCAACATAAAACCCT ACAACAACAATCGAGTGAAACTTCTGTCAGAACCAGGAACTGCAGGCTCAGACTATATCAACGCCAGCTTTGTGTCA GGCTACTTGTGTCCCAATGAGTTCATCGCCACCCAGGGTCCTTTGCCTAACACTGTGGCTGACTTTTGGAAACTGATCTGGGAAACAGGAACTCGCACCATCGCTATGCTCACGCAGTGTCACGAAAAAGGCCGA ATTCGTTGTCACAAGTACTGGCCCGAAGACAACAAGCCCATGTCGGTCTTTGGTGACATCCTTATTTCAAAAATATCCGAAGAAATCCTTCCTGATTGGACTGTCAGAACACTTAAAGTGGAAAAG CATGGACACTACATTTTGGTCCGTCATTTCAACTACACATCGTGGCCTGAGCACGGGGTCCCGGATtgctgcggcaccctcattaaGTTTGTGCGGGTGGTCCGAGCTCACCGACACGACAACACCACCATAGCAGTCCATTGCAG